A segment of the Carya illinoinensis cultivar Pawnee chromosome 1, C.illinoinensisPawnee_v1, whole genome shotgun sequence genome:
AACTCATGAGGAGTTTTAAAACCTATGGCTGATGAAGGACACTTATTAATAAGATGTACAGCAGTAGTGGCAGCTTCTGCCCAAAATGTTTTGGGCAGCCCTGAGTTTGACAACATGCACCTTACCCTTTCCAATATGGTTCTATTCATTCTTTCAGCTAGGCCATTCTGTTGTGGGGTTTCCCTTACTGTTTTATGCCTAAGAATTCCTTCCTTTTGACAGTACATGTTAAACTCATTTGAGAGAAACTCAAGACCATTGTCAGTTCTTAAGATCTTGAGTTTTCTACCTACTTGGTTCTCCACAAGGGTCTTCCACTCCTTGAACTTTTCAAAGGTGTCACTCTTGTTTTTAAGGATGTAAATCCAAACTTTCCTAGAGTAGTCATCCACTAGAGAGAGGAAATAACTTCCCCCACCATGTGAATTTACTCTTGCTGGTCCCCATAGGTCAGAATGAACATAATCTAGGGTTTGCTTAGTGTTGTGGATTGCTGACTTAAAACTAACCCTCTTTGCCTTTCCATAGATACAATCCTCACAGAAAGGCAAGTTTCCTAGGTTTGGATCACTCAGCAGCCCTTGTTTTTGTAATTCTAAAAGCCCCCCTTGACTTACATGCCCAAGTCTCCTATGCCATAGTACAGCTTTGTTCTCTACTAAGTTTTGAGTTGGGGAAGCTTCCCCAACTACTGTTTTCCCAAGTAGTGTATATAacccattttttatttctcctttcatGATAACTAAGGAACCCTTAGTAACTCTAAGTACCCCTGCCTTAGAATTGAAAGAATAACCTGCCAAgtcaagcataccaagagaaattaaatttctctttaattcAGGTATGTATCTGACTTCACTCAAAACCTTTTCAATTCCATCATGCATTTTAAGCCTAACTGACCCTATTCCCATGACTTTGCAGGACTTATTGTTGCCTAGAATTACATGTCCCCCTTCTTGTTCAGAGAAAGTCTCAAACCACTCCCTTACTGGACACATATGAAAAGAGCATCCAGAGTCCATTATCCACTCTGTTTTTGAGTCAACCTCACTCACTGTGAGTACCTCAGCACTCTCATACCCATCTAAAACCACTGCGGCATCCCCTGCCTCTTTGGTTTTATTTCCAGGATTATTTTTCCTATCAGGGCAATCTTTCTTAAAGTGCCCTTCTTTGTGACAGTGGAAACATTTGAATTGTTTCCCCTTTGACTTAGACctatatcttttattttcagttttacccttcctttctcttttttctgttctACCCCTTACAGACAAGCCTTCCCCATGATTCTGTTTGGTATCTCCCCTACTTTGAAGTTCCCTAGTATGAAGTACAGATTGTACTTCATCAAGTGTCAAAGAGTCCctaccatacatcatggttTCTTTTAGACTTAGGTATGATGAGTCCAAAGAACTCATCAAGAGGATGGCctgatcctcatcctccaccttaatGTCTATATTGGCTAAGTCTAATATGATTTTGTTGAACTCATCTAGGTGCTGTCCTATTGGAGTCCCAGGGGTCATCTTGAAGGTATACAGTCTTGTTTTCTTGTGTAATCTATTTGCTAAAGACTTTGTCATATATAGGTTTTCTAATTTCAGCCAAATGCCTGCAGCCGTGTCCTCATTAGCCACCTCTCTCAGGACTTTATCCCCAAGAGAGAGGATAAGGGCACTATGGGCTTTCTGGAGAATGTCCTTTTGGACAAGCCCCTTATCTTCCTCCTTTGAGGAAGAGCCCTTCTGTTTCTCACCTAGGAGAGCATCTTGTAGTCCATGTTGGACTAGCAGTGCTCTCATTTTTATTCTCCATAGGCCGAAATCATTATCACCAGTGAACTTTTCTATATCAAATCTCATTGTCCCCATtgaacctggctctgataccaattgttataaaacttgtgttttatatttacaaagaaATGCCAAGATTTGTATGGAAATTCACTGTTTAATAATCTATATAAAAGGCTTGGTCACAGAACAACAATATACACGTACGTCTTTATCTTGTGACTTTAAAACAGAATGCTCAAGATTACATCAAACACAGCATATGTATATAACAGCTATGATCACAAGACCAATTTATACCAACACAGATCCATCTACCAATATATACAGCATCATCCAGATCAGATATATCTCTCGAATCAACAATATAAGCAAGAACAGATATATCAGGATATTACAGAAATCATATaagaacaagaaaatagaaaaaagtaagaaAGCAAGGAACGAACACACCgagatacgtggttcgaccctaatggtctacatccacggcaggaatggcctcagagctctttattgatgaatcaaatcaatcacagagaagcctcagttcAAATACATCCGTAAGCACTCAAATCTCACAAAGAAATCACACCGATTTCTTCCCTCACGCTCAAACCCTAGAAACCCTAGAATTTTCCCCCTTTCCCTCTCTGCCTCTTTATTTCAGCCGAAACACCAAAATGAACTCTGCCTTAGGGTTACAAGagaacaagatatatatatatatggtgcatCAGGATTGTAACACGTGTATCGGATCCAATGGCTCAGCTCATATACTCAGATTAAAGGCACAAGCTCCTCACGTGCCTGTTGAAGGCAGATTTAAGCTTCACGGGACCAGTTCGAGCCACGAGCTCTTCATGCACTTAAACACAAATCAAACCATTAGTAAATGAATAATCAACagatattaaaaatgatttgacatacatattacaatTCGCATATAACACACGGGTTGAGCTTTGAAATGGGAGTTGATGAGGTGGAGTTAGTTGACGCATGCTTTGGGTAAATTGGACTACGAAATAAATTGTTGACTCTCAAAAgtagatgaaaaaaatgattaggCTAGGACGGGTTTAGGTCACCCATGCCCATGGACTTCTATAACATTTGTTTGAGTCGCACCCACGATATTGCTTGCGACTGCAAATGGTTTTTCGAGGCTGATTGGACTTTAATGTATCTACTGTCAAAGGGGAATGGCAAATCAGTAAGGCATCACTTAAAGGAATATCATGAAACTTCAATCCCTGAATAAatgttaataaaataacaaagaaTTTGATACAAAGCTCATAATACATAGATCTCAAAAATGCATGATCCCTTGATAATATCAATACACTCATGTAGGATTATGAACAAACTAATCTATACCTATCTCCTCTTCACACTACTACactcagataaaaaaaaaaagactggtGTATGCATAAAGATGTTTGTCTGAATGGTTTTCAAATAATGTAGATATCCACCAAAAACAACACGTCTGCTCAAAAAGTGTCCATGCTAATCACCTCTGTCGCAAGCTCATCAATCAATAATCTCTCTATTTCACTACCTATAAAATCAATATCATCTCCTAAATCTATAGAATTCAGTTCCTTTTGCAGCACTTTCTCTGCTGAGTCCTTGCTCGCTTCCTTTTCTTGGCTGATTAGCAACATCCACAACTCTTCCTCAATCATGTCCTGACTCAGCCTGGGTTTACATCTCTTGGATGTAGGCTTTGCCCATTTGGGCACACCCATGCATGGCCGGAGAATCTCCATAAGACCTGAATTAATTCGGTCAAAGAGAAGCCTCCTTTCCGACCTCCTCCAGGAAGCTTGCTcaccaaactttttttctaACGTCTCAAAAACTGAAAGGTTTATTGGATATTCTGGAGAATGCCAGGTAGCAAAGTCCATATCAAGGATCCCATCATGAAAACCTGCCTCAGTTAAGACATCAGTAAGGTAGGAGAAATTCCTGCTTTCTTCCACTCTAAATAAACTCACTAACCCTTCGTTTTCTTCAGGGTCATTTACAGATCCTTCTCCGGAAGCTTCATCACTTGACACGATCATTCCAGATCCTTCTGCGCTTTCTGAGAAATCTGACATCAGAAAGTTGCATCCATGAACCCACCGAGAGAGAAGGAGGGGAGGGGGGAAGATATACATGGAACTTGGACTAAAGAAGGGGGTTGAATATTATGAGATGCAGTCCTACTAGGACTTACCATAGATGTCGTCAGTCTCTAAGCATTCAAAACTACATGAAAGGTCTTCTATGCAAGCAGGTTCCAGAACTGAAACTGGGCTAGGATAATAAGCATCCACCAAGCTCAATCTGGATTCTGGCTCTGTGTGAGAGCACTGTGAGAAAACAGAACCTTCTTCATGAAATCCAACTGACATTTCCTATGATACATAACAGAGATAAACGGTATTGGATTCTAGTGACTTTAGACAAATTTGAACTTTAATTTGAGATAAAACTGAATGAATGAATTCCAACCACATTTGAAACTATACCTTGTTGTAGAAAATTTAAGGACGgcctttctaaaaaaaaaatgaaactgatATGTCTAACATCTTGAAAATATCTCATGATACTTAAAGGTAGAGACTGAACATACACATGTCACCAACCCAGAAAGCAGACAATAGCCTAACATCACAAACAAGTATGCcagaaaaatatcattttttaggAATGTCTAGAAATATACTTCTTGAAGCTTACTAATGATATATAAACTAAATCATGAACCATCCTTTTTATTGGTAAATAATTAACCATCTTATTAGAGAGAAACATCAAACCTGCTGAATTGATGTATCCAAGGCATGACTGGAAGAATCAGAATTTGTGTCTAAGATGCAGGGAATTGATTCAAACTGCTCTTCCTTAGAATATCCACAAGGCCCGCCGGCCCCGCTCGCAACCTTACCCTCTGCAGCAGCCACCACATTAGTTACCACACTCACCGAGGCAGCACTACAAACCAAGGGCCGAGGAAGCAAGATGTTCTGTGCTGACAAGTTGCTGTTCTGAAGCTCGTGCTTCATCTCACCTTCCACCACCCATGTGTCCTGTACAATGCAACTATTTCCCATATCAGAGTTAGAAACACTGGAGCTTAACTGAGAACCCATAAAATCCTGATTAGACACATCCTTGTCAAGTTGGCCCTTCACCTCATCCACGACCACAAGCATATCTTCTGCAATACGATTAACTTCTAAATCCGAGCAGGGAGAAGGATGAGATTTCTTGTGGCTGAACATGTTGTAATATCCTAAACCATCTTTCTGgtttaaattttgatttcttGATTTGTGTTGTGCCCAATTAATAGACCTTTCCAGGCTCAAATACCTGTCACTCTGAAGACCTTCATGTCTGGTCCTGGTTCTAGGACTCCCACCGGCAGAAGAAGATGCAGGAGGAGATGTGATCTTTGGAAAGTTTCTGACAGACCCATCATTCGAGCCATCCCTGTTGATGACACCTAAAAGAACACCTGAGTTCACGTGCACATCATTAGGAGCAGTTTGATTGCTCAGGCCGTACTTACTAGGCATGTGATGGACATTTCTTGTTCCAATTTCACCATTAGCCGTTTCAAGCAATCCACCCAGAGTACTCGCTCTACCAACCAATCCATCTTTTTGTAATGTCTTATTCAACTTCCATCGTTCCAAGATTTGCTTCTTTGCTCCCCTGGAAACATATGATCCatgtgaaaatgaaaacaagaacTTGTATCGATTCTTCCAATCAGAGAAATTTGAAGGCATCATCAGCTCAGAATCTTTGGAAAATGTGCCATCAACTCTCAATTCTGATCTTGATACCTTAGGTGAAATCCAGATTGAGCCATGCCTTGTTTGTTTGGTAGCATCCTCTTTTGAATATACCGGGCATTGCCTAGTAGATTCCATGCCATAAGCCCAATTCTTCCCCTCATTGACTTTAATGTCTAATTTCCCATTTTCTGTACTACGAAGCTCTTTAAGCCTCCTATCACCCAAAGGCAAACCTTCACAAGAACTATATGAAGAGAAACACCGTGCATCATTCTCTGCCTTGCCATGGTTTGGTTTCCAAATAACAACTTTTGTTGGGGGATGGCATGCTACACTGTTTGACTCCAATTGAGATCTTGAAATTTTGCATATATCATTGATGCCAAGATCTGCATGGGAATTTTGGCCATTGTCAGATTTGTGCAGCAATTTAACATTCCCTTGTAAAGCTTCCCTCCCTAACTTTCTACATTTGTCCAGAGGTACACCTTGCCGATCATGGAAGAACTTGCCAAATAAAGAATCTGGTTCTTGGGGATATTTTGGAAAAGAATCTTTCTTAGAATATGTAGTCTTTGTTGCATCTTGAACTTCCATCTGGTTTTGAAGCTTCTTATCCACTGAAATGCATTTTGCATCTAAAAAATCCTGCCTTATGAATGCCAATTTCTCTTCTGATGAACTGGAGCTACCTTTCCCCCCTTTAACTGGGGGATTATGTTGCTTATGCCTATTCAATGTTTCCAATACTCTAAAGATGTAACTTAATTCCTTTCGCTCTTCAATGCTCATCCTAAATGAAGGATGTTCATGGGATGGGCGCTTCTCCCTGACACCAATAGAAGCAACTCTCTGTAAATAATACTCAGAAAGAACTCTTTGTTGTTTTTGGACAGGCTGCTGAGGCGGCAGTTCATCAAGACCCATCAATCTTGCGATAACGCTGGGCGTTCTTTTACTGGATTCCATTTCACTTGAAAAACCTTCCACTTGTTTAAATAAAGACTTGCAAAAACTCAAGCGCCTTTTAGAAAGTGGAAGTATGCATCTGCGACAAGCAAAGAGAATGCAATATGAAGAAGGGAACACATGGTAATTACTGCCATCCCATTTATGAGAAAATGAAGCAAACAACTAAGCAAGATTAAAATCACCATAAGAACAAAAGCAGCAAAAAGCTACAtactatttctttctttgtaCAATAGCCACAACAACTACGATATCAGATGCAGAATTTTGGAACATTTGTGAGTCATAAGAGCTCCCTGCTTCCTGGAATTTTAATTCTACAAGAGCAGGAAATAGATCATGGACTTCCAAAACaacttctaaataaataataaaaactatgGCCTAAACAAAAAGAGCAAGCAAAAAGGAAAACTTCCATAGAATCGGGAACATCATATACTGAATAATATCCATCAGCTTTGAAAGCAAATTAGAAAAAGTAAAACATACAATAAGTTAATGAAATTGTGAAAAGTAGTGAATCCCGTTTTGGAAGTTCCATCTGACAGTCCAGAGAGATATAGAAAAAGTTTCTAGAAACCCCATGAATACAAATGACTAAAGTTTCATGCAATTTTCATTGCAGAGAcaaaatgattgagacaacAGTTTTTGGTATGTAGTTATTAGAATAAAATGTAAAGTGCATGAGTAATTGGAACCTACCATCACAGACTCCTAGAAAAGAGACAGTCCCACATAATAAGCCTTCAAAACACTTCATAGTTTTCAACCACCCGACAATTCATTGAAACAAAATCACATTGATCCCAATAAAATATGAACGTCCTTATTATATTTCCACAAGAAACAAAATCCACTCATAAAAAGCAAACGAAAACTCAAAGCCCCCCTCCCCCACACAAAAAATGCCATGAATCGCAATATTCGGCACACtaagcaaagaaaaagaaaaccaagacCTGCATATTGATTAGCAAAACAGAGAAAAGCTTACCTTTTTTTAACAGTTGTCTGCACCATGACAATGATTCTGGATTTTAAAGCGCACCCATAATTCAAATTCCTTATCACATGCAATGATTCTCATCCAATCCACTCCATTCCCGACGATCATATATATACCAATAAAGTTCCAAATCGCTTCCTGGTCTTTGATTGTAAGTCCAACAATAGAAGGGCGCGCCGACATATAGGCAAATTTGGTCAACCATAAACGTTATCTAACATAACGTCAAAGATCGCTAGAACTTTGGACACGCAAATTGGTCGGCCAAGCAAAAATCTGGGCCATGGGAAATAGATATGTAGTTGGATCCAGAAATGGATTTTAAATTtgtacaaaaaaagaaaaaagaaacagattTCAAAGAAATCGAGACGTGTATGAGgattgaggaagaaagacctGAGAAAAGGACGGGAACGATAAGAAAACGAAGTGAAAATGTGGGGGATGGTGGGGTTtattcgctctctctctctctctaatattGTCGTTTATGAACTTTCGCGCGAATCTTTTGTCTGTCCTATCAGTGTAGTTCGCGCCACATACGGTTCTCCTTGATGAGTATTTTCTTTAGAAGGttgaataatgaaataattctttttatggTAAGTTTGGCTCTCAAATTCATctaacttattttaatttatttcatttaattattataatttttttaaaatttttatataaaatatattaaataatattaatattaaaatataatattttaataatattttatttaatttttaacttttaaattaacTCCACTCAACTTAATTTAACATTTAAATGcagttgagttttcaaattttctctttaataaatatttcgataacaaaggaaaaaataaaaaaattattcgcaTTACATTTCCTGTttgaatacatatttttaaataagagaATTATTACTGTGCTGCGGAAGTTATATTTCACTGTATTTGATTGATATGACACCACATGCCTTCCTGGCTGATTGACATACCATTCAAAATTGAGGGTCTTAGTTCgatacttcttttaaaaaagtttttaaaaaagttttgttaTGTACAAGTATAATCGCATAttcatatatgtattaatattaatttatttatatttaaaatttaaattaatactatttttaataaaatttattttttaatcaatcacatcatattgatacacagattagtatataattgtacttgtaattatatttttctatttaaaaaataaaaaacaaaaaaaaaaaaacaaatgaaaaagaagaagaagttcacttactttattaaaaaaattgaaaaaatacatatttagaataagatgttttataaaatataaaaagaagaagatttaaatcttaaattttattttatcttttttatatttatacttttaattttttaataagtcacATGGCAGTGATAGTCACATGGCAGTGATGGCCATGTGATAATGCCATGTCAATAAAATAGTGAATTGTATGATGAGACGATATTATaacatttctttttaaattataattatcttacattatttatataaaaatattttttaaaataccatTCTATTTAAGGGTAAATTCAGTCTTGTCTGGTCAGTCCATAAGGGGTTTTGGGATCGGACCAAACTCCTTTAATCCAGATTTTCTCATCTTAGACTGGACTGAACTCTGTTATGGACCAAGTTAGATTATAATCATTCGGTCCAATTAGTTCAACCCAATATCTAATGGGCCAATTTTTTGACATTCGGCCCCCAACTTACATTAGTAGTCAAATTTCGGCTCAAGTCCttacttttatctcatttttagcTTAAGTTattattaacataaaaaaattgaaaaaaattttgaaaaatatgcaatattaacattcaaactccaaataaaataaaaatagaaaaataaaaattatccaGATCCATCCAAAAAGgttatcaatcatattaataaaattaaaaacaaaaaacagataaaaataaactattaaaactaagtaaactatttaatgtggcttgtgtaattaaattattaaaaaataaaatcttataattatatttatgatattaattGCTATTTGATTACTAACTTAGAGCATGTAAATATATTATGATAGATAATGCATAATAGGCTATATTAAATTTCAACATTTTGTATATGACTAATGAATAATTGTCATTGACCGTACATGCTTTTATACTTACTTGCAAAttaagtattttataaaaaaatgtatctaTTAACTTTAATTAGAGATAGATATTAGAATTAGTTAATGGTGATGGATTAGTTAATTGATTATTGATTACTTAGTAATTAcatattagtaatattttatattgtcaATAGTGtcaaattagatgaaaattatgtaattattatataaaataatatatataatattttaaattatgtatatttttatatgtcCGTCCTGTCCGGTTGGGGGTGAAAAAACCCCACCATGAGACCGGACCAAGAACCAAAAATTTTGTAAAGGGGAGACAGACCGGGTCTAGACCGAAATCCTTAcatttctattcttttattttctcctaCCAATATCTATGAGCATTGGCAATGACTTATTTATCTTcatattcatcttcatatttatataatatcattttaaattggtctacattggattatgtatcttcaaaattttacataactatgaatagtatttattcaagtttgaagaatcacaattcactcttcaaacattattttactatcttttctctctcctacccattaaaatcaattttgtgaaatttgtattaatatgattttgatatattaagtttatattaagttaatgatacaaaatgtcttttttagtatatattaatatttattgataaaagtagtcattttgatatataaaattgataatatttagatatatagaatttatatttttgagcACAAtgtgttaattgtaaaatatataaaaataataattttaagaaaaaaataaaaaaataatattttattattattttgttcaaaaatatataatctaatatgggagtttttatttatatataaaattaaactttaaaaattgtaattttaaaaatacatataaaaaaaccaATGCTTAGCATTAGATTTGTGTGATGT
Coding sequences within it:
- the LOC122290181 gene encoding uncharacterized protein LOC122290181 isoform X3; its protein translation is MVQTTVKKRCILPLSKRRLSFCKSLFKQVEGFSSEMESSKRTPSVIARLMGLDELPPQQPVQKQQRVLSEYYLQRVASIGVREKRPSHEHPSFRMSIEERKELSYIFRVLETLNRHKQHNPPVKGGKGSSSSSEEKLAFIRQDFLDAKCISVDKKLQNQMEVQDATKTTYSKKDSFPKYPQEPDSLFGKFFHDRQGVPLDKCRKLGREALQGNVKLLHKSDNGQNSHADLGINDICKISRSQLESNSVACHPPTKVVIWKPNHGKAENDARCFSSYSSCEGLPLGDRRLKELRSTENGKLDIKVNEGKNWAYGMESTRQCPVYSKEDATKQTRHGSIWISPKVSRSELRVDGTFSKDSELMMPSNFSDWKNRYKFLFSFSHGSYVSRGAKKQILERWKLNKTLQKDGLVGRASTLGGLLETANGEIGTRNVHHMPSKYGLSNQTAPNDVHVNSGVLLGVINRDGSNDGSVRNFPKITSPPASSSAGGSPRTRTRHEGLQSDRYLSLERSINWAQHKSRNQNLNQKDGLGYYNMFSHKKSHPSPCSDLEVNRIAEDMLVVVDEVKGQLDKDVSNQDFMGSQLSSSVSNSDMGNSCIVQDTWVVEGEMKHELQNSNLSAQNILLPRPLVCSAASVSVVTNVVAAAEGKVASGAGGPCGYSKEEQFESIPCILDTNSDSSSHALDTSIQQCSHTEPESRLSLVDAYYPSPVSVLEPACIEDLSCSFECLETDDIYDFSESAEGSGMIVSSDEASGEGSVNDPEENEGLVSLFRVEESRNFSYLTDVLTEAGFHDGILDMDFATWHSPEYPINLSVFETLEKKFGEQASWRRSERRLLFDRINSGLMEILRPCMGVPKWAKPTSKRCKPRLSQDMIEEELWMLLISQEKEASKDSAEKVLQKELNSIDLGDDIDFIGSEIERLLIDELATEVISMDTF
- the LOC122290181 gene encoding uncharacterized protein LOC122290181 isoform X2: MVQTTVKKRCILPLSKRRLSFCKSLFKQVEGFSSEMESSKRTPSVIARLMGLDELPPQQPVQKQQRVLSEYYLQRVASIGVREKRPSHEHPSFRMSIEERKELSYIFRVLETLNRHKQHNPPVKGGKGSSSSSEEKLAFIRQDFLDAKCISVDKKLQNQMEVQDATKTTYSKKDSFPKYPQEPDSLFGKFFHDRQGVPLDKCRKLGREALQGNVKLLHKSDNGQNSHADLGINDICKISRSQLESNSVACHPPTKVVIWKPNHGKAENDARCFSSYSSCEGLPLGDRRLKELRSTENGKLDIKVNEGKNWAYGMESTRQCPVYSKEDATKQTRHGSIWISPKVSRSELRVDGTFSKDSELMMPSNFSDWKNRYKFLFSFSHGSYVSRGAKKQILERWKLNKTLQKDGLVGRASTLGGLLETANGEIGTRNVHHMPSKYGLSNQTAPNDVHVNSGVLLGVINRDGSNDGSVRNFPKITSPPASSSAGGSPRTRTRHEGLQSDRYLSLERSINWAQHKSRNQNLNQKDGLGYYNMFSHKKSHPSPCSDLEVNRIAEDMLVVVDEVKGQLDKDVSNQDFMGSQLSSSVSNSDMGNSCIVQDTWVVEGEMKHELQNSNLSAQNILLPRPLVCSAASVSVVTNVVAAAEGKVASGAGGPCGYSKEEQFESIPCILDTNSDSSSHALDTSIQQEMSVGFHEEGSVFSQCSHTEPESRLSLVDAYYPSPVSVLEPACIEDLSCSFECLETDDIYESAEGSGMIVSSDEASGEGSVNDPEENEGLVSLFRVEESRNFSYLTDVLTEAGFHDGILDMDFATWHSPEYPINLSVFETLEKKFGEQASWRRSERRLLFDRINSGLMEILRPCMGVPKWAKPTSKRCKPRLSQDMIEEELWMLLISQEKEASKDSAEKVLQKELNSIDLGDDIDFIGSEIERLLIDELATEVISMDTF
- the LOC122290181 gene encoding uncharacterized protein LOC122290181 isoform X1 produces the protein MVQTTVKKRCILPLSKRRLSFCKSLFKQVEGFSSEMESSKRTPSVIARLMGLDELPPQQPVQKQQRVLSEYYLQRVASIGVREKRPSHEHPSFRMSIEERKELSYIFRVLETLNRHKQHNPPVKGGKGSSSSSEEKLAFIRQDFLDAKCISVDKKLQNQMEVQDATKTTYSKKDSFPKYPQEPDSLFGKFFHDRQGVPLDKCRKLGREALQGNVKLLHKSDNGQNSHADLGINDICKISRSQLESNSVACHPPTKVVIWKPNHGKAENDARCFSSYSSCEGLPLGDRRLKELRSTENGKLDIKVNEGKNWAYGMESTRQCPVYSKEDATKQTRHGSIWISPKVSRSELRVDGTFSKDSELMMPSNFSDWKNRYKFLFSFSHGSYVSRGAKKQILERWKLNKTLQKDGLVGRASTLGGLLETANGEIGTRNVHHMPSKYGLSNQTAPNDVHVNSGVLLGVINRDGSNDGSVRNFPKITSPPASSSAGGSPRTRTRHEGLQSDRYLSLERSINWAQHKSRNQNLNQKDGLGYYNMFSHKKSHPSPCSDLEVNRIAEDMLVVVDEVKGQLDKDVSNQDFMGSQLSSSVSNSDMGNSCIVQDTWVVEGEMKHELQNSNLSAQNILLPRPLVCSAASVSVVTNVVAAAEGKVASGAGGPCGYSKEEQFESIPCILDTNSDSSSHALDTSIQQEMSVGFHEEGSVFSQCSHTEPESRLSLVDAYYPSPVSVLEPACIEDLSCSFECLETDDIYDFSESAEGSGMIVSSDEASGEGSVNDPEENEGLVSLFRVEESRNFSYLTDVLTEAGFHDGILDMDFATWHSPEYPINLSVFETLEKKFGEQASWRRSERRLLFDRINSGLMEILRPCMGVPKWAKPTSKRCKPRLSQDMIEEELWMLLISQEKEASKDSAEKVLQKELNSIDLGDDIDFIGSEIERLLIDELATEVISMDTF
- the LOC122290181 gene encoding uncharacterized protein LOC122290181 isoform X4, with amino-acid sequence MESSKRTPSVIARLMGLDELPPQQPVQKQQRVLSEYYLQRVASIGVREKRPSHEHPSFRMSIEERKELSYIFRVLETLNRHKQHNPPVKGGKGSSSSSEEKLAFIRQDFLDAKCISVDKKLQNQMEVQDATKTTYSKKDSFPKYPQEPDSLFGKFFHDRQGVPLDKCRKLGREALQGNVKLLHKSDNGQNSHADLGINDICKISRSQLESNSVACHPPTKVVIWKPNHGKAENDARCFSSYSSCEGLPLGDRRLKELRSTENGKLDIKVNEGKNWAYGMESTRQCPVYSKEDATKQTRHGSIWISPKVSRSELRVDGTFSKDSELMMPSNFSDWKNRYKFLFSFSHGSYVSRGAKKQILERWKLNKTLQKDGLVGRASTLGGLLETANGEIGTRNVHHMPSKYGLSNQTAPNDVHVNSGVLLGVINRDGSNDGSVRNFPKITSPPASSSAGGSPRTRTRHEGLQSDRYLSLERSINWAQHKSRNQNLNQKDGLGYYNMFSHKKSHPSPCSDLEVNRIAEDMLVVVDEVKGQLDKDVSNQDFMGSQLSSSVSNSDMGNSCIVQDTWVVEGEMKHELQNSNLSAQNILLPRPLVCSAASVSVVTNVVAAAEGKVASGAGGPCGYSKEEQFESIPCILDTNSDSSSHALDTSIQQEMSVGFHEEGSVFSQCSHTEPESRLSLVDAYYPSPVSVLEPACIEDLSCSFECLETDDIYDFSESAEGSGMIVSSDEASGEGSVNDPEENEGLVSLFRVEESRNFSYLTDVLTEAGFHDGILDMDFATWHSPEYPINLSVFETLEKKFGEQASWRRSERRLLFDRINSGLMEILRPCMGVPKWAKPTSKRCKPRLSQDMIEEELWMLLISQEKEASKDSAEKVLQKELNSIDLGDDIDFIGSEIERLLIDELATEVISMDTF
- the LOC122290181 gene encoding uncharacterized protein LOC122290181 isoform X6; this translates as MVQTTVKKRCILPLSKRRLSFCKSLFKQVEGFSSEMESSKRTPSVIARLMGLDELPPQQPVQKQQRVLSEYYLQRVASIGVREKRPSHEHPSFRMSIEERKELSYIFRVLETLNRHKQHNPPVKGGKGSSSSSEEKLAFIRQDFLDAKCISVDKKLQNQMEVQDATKTTYSKKDSFPKYPQEPDSLFGKFFHDRQGVPLDKCRKLGREALQGNVKLLHKSDNGQNSHADLGINDICKISRSQLESNSVACHPPTKVVIWKPNHGKAENDARCFSSYSSCEGLPLGDRRLKELRSTENGKLDIKVNEGKNWAYGMESTRQCPVYSKEDATKQTRHGSIWISPKVSRSELRVDGTFSKDSELMMPSNFSDWKNRYKFLFSFSHGSYVSRGAKKQILERWKLNKTLQKDGLVGRASTLGGLLETANGEIGTRNVHHMPSKYGLSNQTAPNDVHVNSGVLLGVINRDGSNDGSVRNFPKITSPPASSSAGGSPRTRTRHEGLQSDRYLSLERSINWAQHKSRNQNLNQKDGLGYYNMFSHKKSHPSPCSDLEVNRIAEDMLVVVDEVKGQLDKDVSNQDFMGSQLSSSVSNSDMGNSCIVQDTWVVEGEMKHELQNSNLSAQNILLPRPLVCSAASVSVVTNVVAAAEGKVASGAGGPCGYSKEEQFESIPCILDTNSDSSSHALDTSIQQEMSVGFHEEGSVFSQCSHTEPESRLSLVDAYYPSPVSVLEPACIEDLSCSFECLETDDIYESAEGSGMIVSSDEASGEGSVNDPEENEGFS